Proteins encoded within one genomic window of Streptomyces rubradiris:
- a CDS encoding bifunctional metallophosphatase/5'-nucleotidase, which yields MPLNRRKFLKKSAVTGAGVAIAGAAAAPAAEAAQDHHRPGRPGHPVKRYSLTVMGTTDLHGHVFNWDYFKDAEYSDKAGNAMGLARIATLVNQVRAEKGRRNTLLLDAGDTIQGTPLTYYYAKVDPITAKGGPVHPMARAMNAIGYDAAALGNHEFNYGIETLRKFEDQLDFPLLGANAVDAKSLRPAFPPYFMKTFHVPGAKPVKVAVLGLTNPGIAIWDKAYVQGKLAFPGLEEQAAKWVPKLRSMGADVVVVSAHSGTSGTSSYGDQVPYVENAAANVARRVPGIDAILVGHAHVEIPELKVVNEETGRTVVLSEPLCYAERLTLFDIELEFRKGRWEVESVSASLRDSRTVADDPEITRLLADQHQKVVAYVNQVVGRATEPLTTAEARYKDAPIIDLITKVQEDVVKAALAGTEYAALPVLAQASPFSRTSEIPAGDVTIRDLSSLYVYDNTLVAKLLTGVQLRAYLEYSAEYYVQTAPGAAVDVEKLTNAGGRPDYNYDYVSGLSYDIDIAQPAGSRIRNLTFGGAPLDDGGQFVLAVNNYRANGGGAFPHIASAKELWSESTEIRTRIAEWVTAKGVLDPKDFASVDWRLVRGGTPVF from the coding sequence ATGCCGTTGAACCGCCGGAAGTTCCTGAAGAAGTCCGCCGTCACCGGAGCGGGTGTGGCGATCGCCGGCGCGGCGGCGGCCCCGGCGGCCGAGGCGGCGCAGGACCACCACCGGCCCGGACGCCCCGGGCACCCCGTGAAGCGGTACTCGCTGACCGTCATGGGCACCACCGACCTGCACGGCCACGTCTTCAACTGGGACTACTTCAAGGACGCGGAGTACTCCGACAAGGCGGGCAACGCGATGGGGCTCGCCCGGATCGCCACCCTGGTGAACCAGGTGCGCGCGGAGAAGGGCCGCCGCAACACCCTGCTGCTGGACGCCGGTGACACCATCCAGGGCACCCCGCTGACCTACTACTACGCCAAGGTCGACCCGATCACCGCCAAGGGCGGGCCGGTGCATCCGATGGCGCGGGCGATGAACGCGATCGGGTACGACGCCGCGGCCCTCGGCAACCACGAGTTCAACTACGGCATCGAGACGCTGCGGAAGTTCGAGGACCAGCTGGACTTCCCGCTGCTCGGCGCGAACGCGGTGGACGCCAAGTCGCTGCGGCCGGCCTTCCCGCCGTACTTCATGAAGACCTTCCACGTGCCCGGCGCCAAGCCGGTCAAGGTCGCCGTCCTCGGTCTGACCAACCCGGGCATCGCGATCTGGGACAAGGCCTACGTCCAGGGGAAGCTGGCGTTCCCGGGGCTGGAGGAGCAGGCCGCGAAGTGGGTGCCGAAGCTGAGGTCGATGGGCGCGGACGTGGTCGTGGTGTCGGCCCACTCGGGCACCTCGGGCACCTCGTCCTACGGCGACCAGGTGCCGTACGTGGAGAACGCGGCGGCGAACGTGGCCCGGCGGGTCCCGGGTATCGACGCGATCCTGGTCGGTCACGCGCACGTGGAGATCCCGGAGCTGAAGGTCGTCAACGAGGAGACCGGCAGGACCGTCGTGCTGTCGGAGCCGCTGTGCTACGCCGAGCGGCTCACCCTCTTCGACATCGAGCTGGAGTTCCGCAAGGGCCGCTGGGAGGTCGAGTCGGTCTCCGCGTCCCTGCGCGACTCCCGGACCGTCGCCGATGACCCGGAGATCACCAGGCTGCTCGCCGACCAGCACCAAAAGGTCGTCGCGTACGTCAACCAGGTCGTCGGCCGCGCGACCGAGCCCCTGACCACGGCCGAGGCCCGCTACAAGGACGCCCCGATCATCGACCTGATCACCAAGGTCCAGGAGGACGTGGTGAAGGCGGCGCTCGCGGGCACCGAGTACGCCGCGCTGCCGGTGCTCGCCCAGGCCTCGCCGTTCTCCCGGACCTCGGAGATCCCGGCCGGCGATGTGACGATCCGGGACCTGTCCAGCCTGTACGTCTACGACAACACGCTGGTCGCCAAGTTGCTCACGGGCGTCCAGCTGCGCGCCTACCTGGAGTACTCGGCGGAGTACTACGTCCAGACGGCCCCCGGTGCCGCGGTCGACGTGGAGAAGCTGACCAACGCCGGCGGGCGTCCGGACTACAACTACGACTACGTGTCGGGGCTGTCGTACGACATCGACATCGCCCAGCCGGCCGGGTCGCGGATCAGGAACCTGACCTTCGGCGGGGCTCCGCTGGACGACGGCGGGCAGTTCGTGCTCGCGGTGAACAACTACCGTGCCAACGGCGGCGGTGCCTTCCCGCACATCGCCTCCGCCAAGGAGCTGTGGTCGGAGTCGACGGAGATCCGCACCCGGATCGCGGAGTGGGTGACCGCGAAGGGGGTGCTGGACCCGAAGGACTTCGCCTCGGTGGACTGGAGGCTGGTGCGGGGCGGCACGCCGGTGTTCTAG
- a CDS encoding ABC transporter ATP-binding protein, which translates to MTALLEVEDLRVAYGKIEAVKGISFTVEAGEVVTLIGTNGAGKTTTLRTLSGLLRPAGGQIRFDGRSLRKIPAHQVVALGLAHSPEGRHIFPRMTIEDNLRLGAFLRSDKPGIEKDIQRAYDLFPILGERRKQAAGTLSGGEQQMLAMGRALMSRPKLLMLDEPSMGLSPIMMQKIMATIAELKAQGTTILLVEQNAQAALSLADRGHVMEIGTIVLSGTGRDLLHDESVRKAYLGED; encoded by the coding sequence ATGACCGCACTGCTCGAAGTCGAGGACCTCCGCGTCGCCTACGGCAAGATCGAGGCCGTCAAGGGCATCTCCTTCACCGTCGAGGCCGGAGAGGTGGTCACCCTCATCGGCACCAACGGCGCCGGCAAGACCACCACCCTGCGCACCCTGTCCGGGCTGCTCAGGCCGGCCGGCGGGCAGATCCGGTTCGACGGCAGATCGCTGAGGAAGATCCCGGCCCACCAGGTGGTCGCCCTCGGCCTCGCCCACTCCCCCGAGGGCCGGCACATCTTCCCGCGCATGACCATCGAGGACAACCTGCGGCTCGGCGCCTTCCTGCGGAGCGACAAGCCGGGCATCGAGAAGGACATCCAGCGCGCCTACGACCTCTTCCCCATCCTCGGGGAGCGCCGCAAGCAGGCCGCCGGCACCCTCTCGGGCGGCGAGCAGCAGATGCTCGCGATGGGCAGGGCGCTGATGTCCCGGCCGAAGCTGCTGATGCTGGACGAGCCGTCCATGGGCCTGTCGCCGATCATGATGCAGAAGATCATGGCGACGATCGCGGAGCTGAAGGCGCAGGGCACCACGATCCTGCTGGTCGAGCAGAACGCCCAGGCGGCGCTCTCCCTCGCGGACCGGGGTCATGTCATGGAGATCGGCACCATCGTGCTGTCCGGGACCGGCCGGGACCTGCTGCACGACGAGTCGGTACGGAAGGCGTACCTGGGCGAGGACTGA
- a CDS encoding ABC transporter ATP-binding protein, with translation MTTDTTRGTAPDTAVPGPTVLDARGVTMRFGGLTAVRGVDLTVGAGEIVGLIGPNGAGKTTFFNCLTGLYVPTEGEVRYQGTVLPPKPFKVTAAGIARTFQNIRLFANMTVLENVLVGRHTRTKEGFWSAVLRGPRFHRAERFSRQRATELLEFVGLAAKAEHLARNLPYGEQRKLEIARALASEPGLLLLDEPTAGMNPQETRATEELVLAIRDMGIAVLVIEHDMRFIFNLCDRVAVLVQGEKLIEGDSATVQGDERVIAAYLGEPFENAPGKEDD, from the coding sequence ATGACCACCGACACCACCCGGGGCACCGCCCCCGACACCGCCGTCCCCGGCCCGACCGTCCTCGACGCCCGCGGCGTCACCATGCGCTTCGGCGGCCTCACCGCCGTACGCGGCGTCGACCTCACCGTGGGCGCCGGCGAGATCGTCGGCCTCATCGGACCCAACGGCGCCGGCAAGACCACCTTCTTCAACTGCCTGACCGGCCTGTACGTCCCCACCGAGGGCGAGGTCCGCTACCAGGGCACCGTCCTGCCCCCCAAGCCCTTCAAGGTCACCGCGGCCGGCATCGCGCGCACCTTCCAGAACATCCGGCTGTTCGCCAACATGACCGTCCTGGAGAACGTGCTCGTCGGCCGGCACACCCGCACCAAGGAGGGCTTCTGGTCCGCCGTACTGCGCGGCCCCCGCTTCCACCGCGCCGAACGCTTCTCCCGGCAACGGGCCACGGAACTCCTGGAGTTCGTCGGCCTCGCCGCCAAGGCCGAACACCTCGCCCGCAACCTGCCCTACGGCGAGCAGCGCAAACTCGAGATCGCGCGCGCCCTGGCCAGCGAACCCGGACTGCTGCTGCTCGACGAGCCGACCGCCGGCATGAACCCGCAGGAGACCCGCGCCACCGAGGAACTCGTCCTCGCCATCCGGGACATGGGCATCGCCGTCCTCGTCATCGAGCACGACATGCGCTTCATCTTCAATCTGTGCGACCGGGTGGCCGTCCTCGTACAGGGCGAGAAACTGATCGAGGGCGACAGCGCCACCGTCCAGGGCGACGAACGGGTGATCGCGGCCTACCTCGGCGAGCCCTTCGAGAACGCGCCCGGCAAGGAGGACGACTGA
- a CDS encoding branched-chain amino acid ABC transporter permease, with protein sequence MTTQTTAPDTPGAHEADAPTGLLPLPEKAARALALGGSVLTALSTFLAWTWTADFPGDLTVYGYPGGLQVLVLVGALLASLVALASYGVRGLRRLVPAGADPALRLATLAAFATSWYTVLAISADLGGLVNLEPGGFLVALTSLAALAGALALPFRRPEPDPADPDDTGWARTRHRLAHAWATTKALFAADSPRPVPALPSYAEILIIIGVLALGLTVFTYGIGTEYDEQFIGFLITAGLGFAALNKAGLITHASQITARHQNITICGAFVAAALFPFTQTDDQYATLGVYILIFATVALGLNIVVGLAGLLDLGYVAFLGVGAYAAALVSGSPSSPFGVHFPFWAAVLVGAAASLIFGVLIGAPTLRLRGDYLAIVTLGFGEIFRITANNLDGTSGPDITNGSNGVSSIPNLDLGFDFGAQHDLGGFTIGRFANYFFLMLIITAVVVLVFRRSGNSRIGRAWVAIREDETAALAMGINGFRVKLIAFAVGACLAGLAGTVQAHVTYTVTPEQYLFAGPIPPNSAFLLAAVVLGGMGTISGPLIGAALLFLIPNKLQFLGNYQLFAFGVALILLMRFRPEGLIPNRRRQLEFHEDAEAPTLLTKAGA encoded by the coding sequence ATGACCACACAGACCACCGCACCCGACACCCCCGGCGCCCACGAGGCCGACGCCCCGACCGGCCTGCTGCCCCTGCCGGAGAAGGCCGCCCGCGCCCTCGCCCTCGGCGGCAGCGTTCTCACGGCCCTGTCCACCTTCCTCGCCTGGACCTGGACCGCCGACTTCCCCGGCGACCTCACCGTCTACGGCTACCCCGGCGGCCTCCAGGTCCTCGTCCTCGTCGGCGCGCTCCTCGCCAGCCTCGTCGCCCTCGCCTCCTACGGGGTCAGGGGCCTGCGCCGGCTGGTACCCGCCGGAGCGGACCCGGCCCTGCGGCTCGCCACCCTGGCCGCCTTCGCCACCAGCTGGTACACGGTCCTCGCGATCAGCGCCGACCTCGGCGGACTCGTCAACCTCGAACCCGGTGGCTTCCTCGTCGCCCTGACCAGCCTCGCCGCCCTCGCCGGCGCCCTGGCCCTGCCCTTCCGGCGGCCCGAGCCCGACCCTGCCGACCCCGACGACACCGGCTGGGCGAGGACCAGGCACCGCCTCGCGCACGCGTGGGCGACCACCAAGGCCCTCTTCGCCGCCGACTCCCCCCGGCCCGTGCCCGCGCTGCCCTCCTACGCCGAGATCCTGATCATCATCGGGGTCCTCGCACTCGGCCTGACCGTCTTCACCTATGGCATCGGCACCGAGTACGACGAACAGTTCATCGGCTTCCTGATCACCGCGGGCCTCGGTTTCGCCGCCCTCAACAAGGCCGGCCTGATCACCCATGCCTCGCAGATCACCGCCCGGCATCAGAACATCACCATCTGCGGCGCCTTCGTCGCGGCCGCGCTGTTCCCCTTCACCCAGACCGACGACCAGTACGCCACCCTCGGCGTCTACATCCTGATCTTCGCCACCGTCGCCCTCGGCCTGAACATCGTCGTCGGCCTCGCCGGCCTTCTCGACCTCGGATACGTCGCCTTCCTCGGCGTCGGCGCCTACGCCGCCGCCCTGGTCTCCGGCTCCCCCAGCTCACCGTTCGGCGTCCACTTCCCGTTCTGGGCCGCCGTACTCGTCGGCGCCGCCGCCTCCCTGATCTTCGGCGTGCTGATCGGCGCCCCGACCCTGCGGCTGCGCGGCGACTACCTCGCCATCGTCACCCTCGGCTTCGGCGAGATCTTCCGCATCACCGCCAACAACCTCGACGGCACCTCCGGACCCGACATCACCAACGGCTCCAACGGCGTCTCCTCCATCCCCAACCTCGACCTCGGCTTCGACTTCGGTGCTCAGCACGACCTCGGCGGCTTCACCATCGGCCGATTCGCCAACTACTTCTTCCTGATGCTGATCATCACCGCCGTCGTGGTGCTGGTCTTCCGTCGCAGCGGCAACTCCCGCATCGGACGCGCCTGGGTGGCCATCCGCGAGGACGAGACCGCCGCGCTCGCCATGGGCATCAACGGCTTCCGGGTCAAACTCATCGCCTTCGCCGTCGGCGCCTGCCTCGCCGGACTCGCCGGCACCGTCCAGGCCCATGTCACCTACACCGTCACCCCCGAGCAGTACCTCTTCGCCGGCCCCATCCCGCCCAACTCCGCCTTCCTGCTCGCCGCGGTCGTCCTCGGCGGCATGGGCACCATCAGCGGCCCGCTGATCGGCGCCGCCCTGCTCTTCCTCATCCCCAACAAGCTCCAGTTCCTCGGCAACTACCAGCTCTTCGCCTTCGGCGTCGCCCTCATCCTGCTGATGCGGTTCCGCCCCGAGGGCCTCATCCCCAACCGGCGCCGCCAACTCGAATTCCACGAGGACGCCGAAGCACCCACCCTCCTGACGAAGGCGGGGGCCTGA
- a CDS encoding helix-turn-helix domain-containing protein: MNFHGTDVRQKALTLLRGGARNADVARKLGVPNGTISYWKHLDRARRGECPGRHDPPCPRCDGRPLDSAAYSYLLGLYLGDGHISRYAGHRTPNLMITCSDTWPGLMDACERAMRVVFPGNSVCRVRKKGCHNVKVYSRHLPCVFPQHGPGKKHERPIVLALWQQAIVDAHPWDFIRGLIHSDGCRITNWTTRVVAGERKRYEYPRYFFTNTSADIIRLFTDTLDKLGIEWKTLNQSRAAVTISVAKKASVSLMDAHVGPKY; this comes from the coding sequence ATGAACTTCCATGGCACTGATGTGCGACAGAAGGCTCTGACGCTCCTTCGAGGCGGCGCGAGGAACGCGGACGTAGCTCGAAAGCTGGGCGTACCCAACGGGACGATCAGCTACTGGAAGCATCTCGACCGGGCCCGGCGCGGGGAATGCCCAGGGCGACACGACCCGCCCTGCCCGCGGTGCGACGGACGCCCCCTCGACAGCGCGGCCTACAGCTACCTCCTGGGCCTCTATCTCGGTGACGGCCACATCAGCCGTTACGCGGGGCATCGAACACCCAACCTCATGATCACCTGCTCGGACACGTGGCCTGGCCTCATGGACGCGTGTGAGCGGGCCATGCGCGTCGTGTTCCCCGGAAACTCGGTCTGCCGCGTCCGGAAAAAGGGCTGCCACAACGTGAAGGTCTACTCGAGGCACCTGCCCTGTGTTTTCCCCCAGCACGGCCCGGGCAAGAAGCACGAGCGCCCGATCGTCCTGGCCCTCTGGCAGCAAGCCATCGTCGACGCCCACCCCTGGGATTTCATCCGAGGCCTCATCCACTCCGATGGATGCCGCATCACCAACTGGACGACCCGTGTGGTCGCCGGTGAGCGCAAGCGGTACGAGTATCCGCGCTACTTCTTCACCAACACCTCGGCCGACATCATCCGTCTCTTCACCGACACTCTCGACAAGCTCGGTATCGAGTGGAAGACGCTCAACCAGAGCCGTGCGGCCGTGACCATCTCCGTCGCCAAGAAGGCCTCCGTATCCCTCATGGACGCCCACGTGGGCCCCAAGTACTGA
- a CDS encoding ANTAR domain-containing response regulator: MTAPESPQPVDVTDDDKSHVPPLTTRVVIAEDEALIRLDLKEMLQEEGYTVVGEAGDGEQAVELAREHKPDLVILDVKMPKLDGISAAEKIAEESIAPVLMLTAFSQRDLVERARDAGAMAYLVKPFSKSDVVPAIEMAVSRFAELRQLEKEVADLTQRLETRKLVDRAKSILQTEYGLTEPAAFRWIQKTSMDRRMSMQQVAEAVIADNEEKKAAKKG; this comes from the coding sequence GTGACCGCCCCCGAGTCGCCCCAGCCCGTAGACGTGACCGACGACGACAAGTCGCACGTGCCTCCGCTGACGACCCGTGTCGTCATCGCCGAGGACGAGGCCCTGATCCGGCTCGACCTGAAGGAGATGCTCCAGGAGGAGGGGTACACCGTCGTCGGTGAGGCCGGAGACGGTGAGCAGGCCGTCGAGCTGGCCCGCGAGCACAAGCCGGACCTGGTCATCCTGGACGTGAAGATGCCCAAGCTCGACGGCATCTCCGCGGCCGAGAAGATCGCCGAGGAGTCCATCGCGCCCGTCCTGATGCTCACCGCCTTCTCCCAGCGCGACCTGGTGGAGCGCGCCCGGGACGCCGGTGCCATGGCCTACCTGGTCAAGCCCTTCAGCAAGAGCGACGTCGTCCCGGCGATCGAGATGGCCGTCTCCCGGTTCGCCGAGCTGAGGCAGCTGGAGAAGGAGGTCGCCGACCTCACCCAGCGGCTGGAGACCCGCAAGCTGGTCGACCGGGCGAAGTCCATCCTGCAGACCGAGTACGGGCTGACCGAGCCCGCCGCCTTCCGCTGGATCCAGAAGACCTCCATGGACCGCCGCATGTCGATGCAGCAGGTCGCCGAGGCGGTCATCGCGGACAACGAGGAGAAGAAGGCGGCCAAGAAGGGCTGA
- a CDS encoding branched-chain amino acid ABC transporter permease — translation MNELPQQLVNGLLLGAMYGLVAIGYTMVYGIVQLINFAHGEIFMTGAFGALTVWLWLPGGTTMWIALPLMIVGAVIVAVAIAVGAERFAYRPLRTAPRLAPLITAIGLSLALQQAVWAWYPEAKSARTFPQISGGPFDIGSVTIQTGDVFLVAAAPLSMAVLGYFVLKTRTGRGMQATAQDPDTAKLMGVNTDRIIVIAFALGAAFAAVGAVAYGLKYGEINFRMGFILGLKAFTAAVLGGIGNIYGAMIGGVVLGVAETLATAYIADIPGMDKFGSQSWADVWAFVLLILVLLFRPQGLLGERVADRA, via the coding sequence GTGAACGAACTGCCGCAGCAGCTGGTCAACGGCCTGCTACTGGGAGCCATGTACGGGCTGGTCGCCATCGGCTACACCATGGTCTACGGCATCGTCCAGCTCATCAACTTCGCCCACGGCGAGATATTCATGACCGGAGCCTTCGGCGCCCTCACCGTCTGGCTCTGGCTCCCCGGCGGCACCACCATGTGGATCGCCCTGCCGCTGATGATCGTGGGCGCCGTCATCGTCGCGGTCGCCATCGCCGTCGGGGCGGAACGATTCGCCTACCGGCCCCTGCGCACCGCCCCCCGCCTCGCCCCCCTCATCACCGCCATCGGCCTCTCCCTCGCCCTCCAGCAGGCGGTATGGGCCTGGTACCCGGAGGCGAAGTCCGCGCGCACCTTCCCGCAGATCTCCGGCGGACCCTTCGACATCGGCAGCGTCACCATCCAGACCGGCGACGTCTTCCTCGTCGCGGCGGCCCCCCTCTCCATGGCGGTCCTCGGCTACTTCGTGCTGAAGACCCGCACCGGCCGCGGCATGCAGGCCACCGCCCAGGACCCGGACACCGCCAAGCTGATGGGCGTCAACACCGACCGCATCATCGTGATCGCGTTCGCGCTCGGCGCCGCGTTCGCCGCGGTCGGCGCCGTCGCCTACGGCCTGAAATACGGCGAGATCAACTTCCGGATGGGCTTCATCCTCGGTCTCAAGGCGTTCACCGCGGCCGTCCTCGGCGGCATCGGCAACATCTACGGAGCCATGATCGGCGGCGTGGTCCTCGGCGTCGCCGAGACCCTGGCCACCGCCTACATCGCCGACATCCCCGGCATGGACAAGTTCGGCAGCCAGTCCTGGGCCGACGTCTGGGCCTTCGTACTCCTCATCCTCGTACTGCTGTTCAGGCCGCAGGGCCTGCTCGGCGAGCGCGTCGCGGACAGGGCGTGA
- the pyk gene encoding pyruvate kinase: MRRAKIVCTLGPATDSYDRIKALVEAGMDIARFNLSHGTHAEHEERYRRVRKAADETGRSVGILADLQGPKIRLGRFAEGPVLLERGDTFTITVEDGVEGDRHRCGTTYAGLAADVTPGERVLVDDGKVCLEVTEVDGPRVHTRVIEGGVVSDHKGLNLPGVAVSVPALSKKDEDDLRWALRTGFDLVALSFVRSGDDAVDVHRIMAEEGRRLPVIAKIEKPQAVRNLDGIVAAFDGLMVARGDLGVEMPLEQVPIVQKRAITLARRNAKPVIVATQMLDSMIENSRPTRAEASDVANAVLDGTDAVMLSGETSVGKYPIETVRTMAKIVAAAEEDMLAKGLPPLTERNKPRTQGGAVARAAADMGDFLGAKFLVAFTQSGDTARRLSRYRSPIPLLAFTPEPATRSQLSLTWGTETFLGPHVDSTDAMVDQVDELLLQYGRCRKGDMVVITAGSPPGVSGSTNMVRVHHIGEDDRPK; this comes from the coding sequence ATGCGCCGAGCAAAAATCGTCTGCACACTGGGGCCCGCCACCGACTCGTACGACCGGATCAAGGCACTGGTCGAGGCCGGAATGGACATCGCCCGGTTCAACCTCAGCCACGGCACGCACGCCGAGCACGAGGAGCGCTACCGGCGAGTGCGCAAAGCGGCCGACGAGACCGGCCGCAGCGTCGGCATCCTCGCCGACCTTCAAGGCCCGAAGATCCGGCTCGGCCGCTTCGCCGAGGGACCGGTACTCCTTGAACGCGGCGACACCTTCACCATCACCGTGGAGGACGGCGTCGAGGGCGACCGCCACCGGTGCGGCACCACCTACGCCGGCCTCGCCGCCGACGTCACCCCCGGCGAGCGCGTCCTCGTCGACGACGGCAAGGTCTGCCTGGAGGTCACCGAGGTCGACGGCCCCCGCGTGCACACCCGGGTGATCGAAGGCGGTGTCGTCTCCGACCACAAGGGACTGAACCTCCCCGGCGTGGCCGTCTCCGTCCCCGCCCTGTCCAAGAAGGACGAGGACGACCTGCGCTGGGCGCTGCGCACCGGCTTCGACCTGGTCGCCCTCTCCTTCGTCCGCAGCGGCGACGACGCCGTGGACGTGCACCGGATCATGGCCGAGGAAGGCCGCCGCCTCCCGGTCATCGCCAAGATCGAGAAGCCCCAGGCGGTACGGAACCTCGACGGCATCGTGGCCGCCTTCGACGGACTCATGGTCGCGCGCGGCGACCTGGGTGTGGAGATGCCGCTGGAGCAGGTGCCGATCGTCCAGAAGCGCGCCATCACGCTCGCCCGGCGCAACGCCAAGCCGGTGATCGTCGCCACCCAGATGCTGGACTCCATGATCGAGAACTCCCGGCCCACGCGCGCCGAGGCCTCCGACGTCGCCAACGCGGTCCTGGACGGCACGGACGCGGTGATGCTCTCCGGCGAGACCAGCGTCGGCAAGTACCCGATCGAGACCGTGCGCACCATGGCGAAGATCGTCGCGGCGGCCGAGGAGGACATGCTGGCCAAGGGGCTGCCGCCGCTGACCGAGCGGAACAAGCCGCGCACCCAGGGCGGCGCGGTCGCCCGGGCCGCCGCCGACATGGGCGACTTCCTCGGCGCGAAGTTCCTGGTCGCGTTCACCCAGTCCGGGGACACCGCCCGCCGGCTCTCCCGCTACCGCTCACCGATCCCGCTGCTCGCCTTCACCCCCGAGCCGGCCACCCGCTCCCAGCTCAGCCTCACCTGGGGCACCGAGACCTTCCTCGGCCCGCACGTGGACTCCACGGACGCCATGGTCGACCAGGTCGACGAGCTGCTCCTGCAGTACGGCCGCTGCCGGAAGGGCGACATGGTGGTGATCACCGCGGGCTCCCCGCCCGGCGTCTCCGGCTCCACCAACATGGTCCGCGTCCACCACATCGGCGAGGACGACAGACCGAAGTGA